The Desulfonatronovibrio magnus genome has a window encoding:
- a CDS encoding response regulator, whose translation MNKDNIAVLLVDDEEALLTSLQRRLQLRGFNVFVANRGEEALGLAREENIDVAVLDVKMPGMDGRELLLALKQEHPDMQIIIQTGHGTFDPGDPEIADKIFSCLAKPCDFSLLKQTIVNAYTNKSSSSSSGSFES comes from the coding sequence TTGAACAAAGATAATATAGCTGTACTTTTAGTGGATGATGAGGAAGCCTTGCTAACCTCATTGCAAAGAAGACTGCAGTTGCGCGGGTTCAATGTCTTCGTGGCCAACAGGGGTGAGGAAGCTCTTGGGCTGGCGCGGGAGGAAAATATTGATGTAGCAGTCCTGGATGTCAAAATGCCTGGAATGGACGGACGGGAACTTTTGCTTGCCTTGAAACAAGAACACCCTGACATGCAGATTATTATCCAGACAGGTCATGGAACGTTTGATCCAGGTGATCCAGAGATAGCAGATAAAATTTTTTCCTGCCTTGCAAAACCCTGCGACTTTTCATTGTTGAAACAAACTATTGTTAATGCGTATACAAACAAGTCATCAAGCTCATCATCAGGCTCATTTGAATCTTAA
- the sat gene encoding sulfate adenylyltransferase — translation MSKLLPPHGGKGLTVCLLEGAEKDAELKKAQGLKKIEIHPQEKGDLIMMGIGGFSPLTGFMNKEDWKSVCENFTLADGTFWPVPVMLSVSKDEADAINEGDEVTLECEGEIYATMKIETKYAMSDDDKKWEAEMVYKGNGEDSQGDFLKTALEDHVGVQKVMQRKEICLSGPVKVLSEGDYPTNPKYRGSYMRPAETRKAFEDRGWSKIAALQLRNPMHRSHEHLAKIAADVCDGVLIHSLIGNLKPGDIPADVRLECIETLIDGYFVKDFVLQAGYPLDMRYAGPREALLHATFRQNFGISHMIIGRDHAGVGDFYTLFEAQEIFDRIPYATEEERAKAEPGKALLCEPMKIDWTFYCYKCDGMASMKTCPHGKNDRVILSGTKLRKALSEGEPVVDHFGREEVLDILRAYYAGLTEKVEIKMQKAASGDEMK, via the coding sequence ATGTCCAAGCTGTTGCCACCCCATGGAGGGAAAGGTTTAACTGTATGTCTTCTGGAAGGAGCTGAAAAAGATGCAGAGCTCAAAAAAGCACAGGGTCTGAAAAAGATTGAAATTCATCCCCAGGAAAAGGGAGACCTTATTATGATGGGGATTGGAGGTTTCAGCCCTTTAACCGGATTCATGAACAAGGAAGATTGGAAATCTGTTTGTGAGAATTTTACACTCGCAGATGGAACATTCTGGCCTGTGCCTGTCATGCTTTCCGTTTCCAAGGATGAAGCAGATGCCATTAATGAAGGAGATGAAGTCACTCTGGAATGTGAAGGCGAAATATATGCCACTATGAAAATAGAAACTAAGTACGCTATGAGTGATGACGATAAGAAGTGGGAAGCTGAAATGGTATATAAGGGCAACGGAGAAGACTCTCAGGGAGATTTTCTCAAGACAGCTCTTGAAGACCATGTCGGAGTTCAGAAAGTAATGCAGAGAAAAGAAATCTGCCTTTCCGGTCCTGTCAAAGTTCTCTCTGAAGGCGACTACCCTACAAATCCAAAATACCGCGGTTCTTATATGCGTCCTGCAGAAACCAGGAAAGCTTTTGAAGATCGTGGATGGTCAAAAATTGCAGCTCTTCAGCTGAGAAATCCTATGCACCGATCTCATGAGCACCTTGCCAAAATTGCTGCTGATGTGTGCGATGGTGTACTCATCCACTCTCTCATCGGTAACCTGAAGCCCGGTGACATTCCTGCAGACGTTCGTCTGGAATGCATTGAAACCCTCATTGACGGTTATTTTGTAAAAGACTTTGTGCTTCAGGCTGGATATCCTTTAGACATGCGTTATGCAGGTCCAAGGGAAGCTCTGCTTCATGCCACATTTCGTCAGAACTTCGGCATTTCACACATGATTATCGGCCGTGACCACGCAGGCGTGGGTGATTTCTATACTTTGTTTGAGGCTCAAGAAATCTTTGACCGCATTCCTTATGCTACGGAAGAAGAGCGTGCCAAAGCTGAGCCAGGAAAGGCCCTGCTTTGCGAGCCCATGAAGATAGACTGGACATTCTACTGCTACAAATGCGATGGTATGGCTTCCATGAAAACTTGCCCCCATGGCAAAAATGACAGGGTTATCCTGAGTGGTACCAAACTGCGCAAGGCGCTTTCAGAAGGTGAACCAGTTGTTGATCATTTTGGTCGTGAAGAAGTTCTGGACATTCTGCGAGCTTATTATGCAGGCCTTACTGAGAAGGTTGAAATTAAGATGCAGAAGGCCGCTTCCGGCGATGAAATGAAATAA
- the aprB gene encoding adenylyl-sulfate reductase subunit beta: MPTFVNPEKCDGCKGGEKTACMYICPNDLMILDPEEMKAYNQEPEACWECYSCVKICPQGAIGARPYGDFAPMGGTSIPMRSGSDIMWTIQFRNGNIKRFKFPIRTTEEGSIKPYEGKPDAGDLENELLFTETELAKPKEVLGKKFDVDQPEFTQCWFEPSCELGNR, from the coding sequence ATGCCAACCTTTGTAAATCCGGAAAAGTGCGACGGCTGTAAGGGCGGAGAAAAGACAGCATGCATGTACATCTGCCCTAACGACCTGATGATCCTCGATCCTGAGGAAATGAAGGCTTACAACCAGGAGCCTGAAGCTTGCTGGGAATGCTATTCATGCGTAAAGATCTGCCCCCAGGGCGCCATTGGAGCACGTCCTTATGGTGACTTTGCACCCATGGGTGGAACATCTATCCCCATGCGCAGTGGATCAGACATTATGTGGACAATTCAGTTCCGTAATGGAAACATCAAGCGCTTCAAGTTCCCCATCAGAACAACTGAAGAAGGTTCCATCAAGCCTTACGAAGGAAAACCTGATGCAGGCGATCTGGAAAACGAACTGCTCTTCACTGAAACTGAGCTGGCAAAGCCAAAAGAAGTATTGGGCAAGAAATTCGATGTTGATCAGCCTGAATTTACCCAGTGCTGGTTTGAGCCCTCTTGCGAACTTGGAAACAGATAG
- the aprA gene encoding adenylyl-sulfate reductase subunit alpha: MPVIPSKSQNIGIPLAEPEVVELEKDILMVGGGMGCCGAAFEVKKWADPHNISYLMVDKAALERSGAVAQGLSAINTYVGENDPDDYVRMVRTDLMGIVREDLIFDLGRHVDDSVHLFEEWGLPCWVKDENGKNLDGAQAKKKGLSLRTGATPVRSGRWQIMINGESYKVIVAEAAKNAIGQDNYIERLFIVKLLLDKNEPNRVAGAVGFSTRENKIYVIKCNAMLVACGGAVNVYRPRSTGEGLGRAWYPVWNAGSTYTMCAQVGAEMTMMENRFVPARFKDGYGPVGAWFLLFKAKATNAKGEDYCVTNREMLKSYEDQGYAKGQIIPTCLRNHMMMKEMKEGRGPIYMDTATALQTTFKELSKKEQKHLESEAWEDFLDMCVGQANLWACLNIEPEKVGSEIMPTEPYLLGSHSGCCGIWVSGPDEDWVPDDYKIKADNGKIYNRMTTVNGLWTCADGVGASGHKFSSGSHAEGRIAGKQMVRWVVDHKDFKPELAQSAADLAKEIYQPWYTYQENVGQSTAPDINEKYITPKNFMMRLMKYTDEYGGGCSTYYTTSETLLEVCEKHLDLLEEDSKKLCARDMHELLRAWENYHRLWTVRLHVLHIKFRKESRYPGFYYRADYLDLNDKEWKCFTNSKYNPAEKKTDFFKKPYYQIIPD, encoded by the coding sequence ATGCCAGTAATTCCATCTAAAAGTCAGAACATCGGTATCCCTCTTGCCGAGCCTGAAGTTGTAGAACTTGAGAAAGACATTCTCATGGTCGGCGGCGGCATGGGTTGTTGTGGAGCAGCCTTTGAAGTTAAGAAATGGGCTGATCCCCACAATATCAGTTACCTGATGGTTGACAAGGCAGCTCTTGAGCGCTCCGGTGCAGTTGCCCAGGGTCTTTCAGCCATTAACACATATGTTGGTGAAAATGATCCTGACGACTATGTACGCATGGTTCGCACAGACCTCATGGGTATTGTTCGTGAAGACCTGATCTTCGACCTTGGACGTCACGTTGATGATTCAGTTCATCTGTTTGAAGAGTGGGGACTTCCCTGCTGGGTTAAAGATGAAAATGGTAAGAACCTTGACGGTGCCCAGGCCAAGAAAAAAGGACTTTCACTGAGAACTGGCGCTACTCCTGTACGTTCAGGCCGCTGGCAGATCATGATCAACGGTGAATCCTACAAGGTAATTGTTGCTGAAGCTGCCAAGAATGCCATTGGACAGGACAACTACATTGAACGTCTGTTCATAGTAAAGCTGCTTCTCGACAAAAATGAGCCCAACCGTGTGGCTGGTGCAGTTGGATTTTCAACTCGCGAAAACAAAATCTACGTTATCAAATGTAATGCCATGCTGGTAGCATGCGGTGGTGCTGTTAACGTATATCGCCCAAGGTCAACTGGTGAAGGACTCGGACGTGCCTGGTATCCTGTATGGAACGCTGGTTCCACATACACCATGTGCGCCCAGGTTGGTGCTGAAATGACCATGATGGAAAACAGGTTCGTCCCTGCTCGTTTTAAGGACGGATACGGTCCTGTTGGCGCATGGTTCCTGCTCTTCAAAGCCAAAGCTACTAATGCCAAGGGTGAAGACTACTGCGTAACCAACCGTGAAATGCTCAAATCCTACGAAGATCAGGGATATGCTAAAGGTCAGATTATTCCTACTTGTCTGCGTAACCACATGATGATGAAAGAAATGAAAGAAGGTCGCGGTCCTATCTACATGGATACAGCAACTGCACTTCAGACTACTTTCAAAGAGCTGAGCAAGAAAGAACAGAAGCATCTCGAGTCAGAAGCTTGGGAAGACTTTCTTGACATGTGCGTTGGTCAGGCAAACCTGTGGGCTTGTCTGAACATTGAGCCTGAAAAAGTTGGATCAGAGATCATGCCTACAGAGCCTTATCTCTTGGGATCTCACTCAGGCTGCTGCGGCATCTGGGTTTCAGGACCAGACGAAGACTGGGTTCCAGACGATTACAAGATCAAAGCTGACAACGGCAAGATTTACAACCGTATGACTACTGTCAACGGACTGTGGACTTGCGCTGACGGCGTTGGAGCATCAGGTCATAAGTTCTCTTCTGGTTCACATGCTGAAGGACGTATTGCTGGTAAGCAGATGGTTCGCTGGGTTGTTGATCATAAGGATTTCAAGCCTGAACTTGCACAGAGTGCAGCTGATCTGGCAAAAGAAATCTATCAGCCCTGGTACACTTATCAGGAAAATGTGGGTCAATCCACTGCTCCTGACATCAACGAAAAGTACATCACACCTAAGAACTTCATGATGCGTCTGATGAAGTACACAGATGAGTACGGCGGTGGATGTTCAACTTACTATACCACATCTGAAACACTTCTTGAAGTCTGCGAAAAGCATCTTGACTTGCTTGAAGAAGACTCCAAAAAGCTTTGTGCTCGCGACATGCATGAACTGCTCCGCGCATGGGAAAATTACCATCGCCTGTGGACAGTAAGACTGCACGTACTGCACATCAAATTCCGCAAGGAATCCAGATACCCCGGTTTTTACTATCGCGCCGACTATCTGGATCTCAACGACAAGGAATGGAAGTGCTTCACTAACTCAAAATACAATCCGGCTGAGAAGAAAACAGACTTCTTTAAGAAGCCTTACTACCAGATCATTCCGGACTAA
- a CDS encoding CoB--CoM heterodisulfide reductase iron-sulfur subunit A family protein — MSNNSILVIGGGFSGITAALEAAEVGHEVFIVEKMPYLGGRVAQLKHYFPKLCPPTCGLEINFQRIKNNPRVKYFTMAEVVSVSGGPGSYDVKIKIKPRYVNNNCTACDKCVDVCPVERDSAYDFNLGKTKAIYRPHLMSFPMRYVIDEQVCEGTSCSKCVEACEYQAIDLEEKEKEITISVGSVMVATGWEPYDVSKLTNLGGGQIPNVITNMQLERLAAPAGPTDGKIQRPSDGEEPKRIAFVQCAGSRDQNHLDYCSYICCMASLKHCTYIREQYPDAEVVIYYIDLRAPGRYEKFLNKIQQDEKVLMVKGKVAKIEEDAGSNQVVVTAEDIMGGIKKEEKFDLVVLATGMQPSIAENDLPLEVPKDEEGFITGGDEKGIFAVGCAKMPLDVMTSAETATGAALKAIQTVRR, encoded by the coding sequence ATGTCCAATAATAGTATTCTGGTAATTGGCGGTGGATTCAGCGGCATAACCGCTGCTCTTGAAGCCGCGGAAGTAGGCCACGAGGTATTCATTGTGGAAAAAATGCCATATCTTGGAGGACGTGTGGCACAGCTTAAGCATTACTTTCCAAAGCTTTGTCCTCCCACATGTGGGCTGGAAATTAATTTTCAGCGCATCAAAAATAACCCCAGGGTAAAATACTTCACTATGGCTGAAGTTGTTTCAGTTTCTGGAGGACCCGGCAGTTATGACGTCAAGATCAAAATCAAACCAAGATATGTCAACAACAACTGTACAGCCTGTGACAAATGTGTTGATGTATGTCCAGTAGAACGCGACAGTGCCTACGATTTTAACCTTGGCAAAACCAAGGCCATCTATCGCCCGCATCTCATGTCCTTTCCCATGCGCTATGTTATTGATGAACAGGTCTGTGAAGGAACTTCATGCTCCAAGTGTGTAGAAGCCTGTGAATATCAGGCCATTGATCTTGAAGAAAAGGAAAAGGAAATCACCATCAGTGTAGGTTCTGTTATGGTGGCTACAGGCTGGGAACCCTATGACGTCAGCAAGCTGACCAATTTAGGCGGTGGTCAGATACCCAATGTCATTACTAATATGCAGTTAGAAAGACTGGCAGCTCCAGCAGGCCCCACCGATGGTAAGATTCAACGACCATCCGATGGAGAGGAACCTAAGCGTATAGCATTTGTGCAGTGTGCAGGATCAAGAGATCAGAATCATCTTGATTACTGTTCATATATTTGCTGCATGGCTTCTTTAAAACACTGTACATACATTAGAGAACAGTACCCTGATGCCGAAGTTGTTATTTACTATATTGATCTTCGTGCACCGGGCAGATACGAAAAGTTTCTTAATAAAATTCAACAGGATGAAAAAGTCCTTATGGTTAAGGGCAAGGTGGCTAAAATCGAAGAAGATGCTGGATCCAACCAGGTTGTGGTTACAGCTGAAGATATAATGGGCGGAATCAAAAAGGAAGAAAAGTTCGACCTTGTTGTTCTGGCAACCGGCATGCAGCCATCAATAGCTGAAAATGATCTCCCGCTTGAAGTTCCCAAAGATGAAGAAGGCTTTATTACCGGAGGAGATGAAAAGGGTATTTTTGCTGTAGGATGTGCCAAAATGCCGTTAGATGTTATGACATCGGCCGAGACTGCTACCGGCGCGGCCCTTAAAGCTATACAAACGGTTAGGAGGTAA
- a CDS encoding FAD-dependent oxidoreductase — protein MADTKVGVYICTGCEIGENVNMEKVTEYVDEESSPAVLKQVPFLCGKEGLSEIQKDVEGEGINRVCVAACSPRVMWDVFEFGPDVVVDRANIRELAVWSYNAPDLPEPEEEELADPLSMMVRDYIRMSVAKLERTNKPEAEPMDLTKTIMVLGGGFTGLTAALNAANTGYDVVLVEKEDQLGGFAAKMYKQTPTKHPYHDAEPPTIAELISQVEGNDKIKVMTKTQLELIKGAPGKFRVTVKNNGEDQELKIGSLVLATGWKPYDASKLDSLGYGKIKNVVTNIELETMAKDQKMVRPSDGQPVQTAAFIQCAGQRDAEHLSYCSSVCCMGSLKQAGYVREQGDDAKAYIFYKDMRTPGVFENYYRAAQDDPGIFLTKSEIQEITEGEDGKVIVKVTDTLLGEDFEVEVDLLVLATGMVPTISDEPVLKLGYRQGEQIPDLDLFDGFADSNYICFPYETRRTGIYAAGCVRQPMSMGTAKDDAAGAALKSIQCLESINRGVAVHPRAGDPTYPKFNMVRCTQCKRCTEECPFGALDDDEKGTPEPNTTRCRRCGTCMGACPERVISFDTYSVSMLNEMIASVQVPEDEEEGGYRMLVLVCENDAYPALDMAAMRKKKWSSYVRFIPIRCLGSVNTQWIAEAMSKGMDGVLLLGCKYGDDYQCHFIKGSELCNKRMDNIGETLERLQVEAERVQQKQISIDEYDKIPQIIDDFIEEVEGYGPNPYKGF, from the coding sequence ATGGCTGACACTAAAGTAGGAGTATATATCTGCACCGGTTGTGAAATTGGTGAGAATGTAAATATGGAAAAGGTAACTGAGTACGTTGATGAAGAAAGTTCACCTGCAGTTCTGAAGCAGGTACCTTTTCTATGTGGCAAGGAAGGACTTTCTGAGATTCAGAAAGATGTAGAGGGAGAAGGTATCAACAGAGTCTGCGTTGCAGCCTGTTCACCACGTGTAATGTGGGATGTTTTTGAGTTCGGGCCGGATGTTGTTGTTGATCGTGCTAACATTCGTGAACTTGCAGTCTGGTCATACAATGCACCTGATCTTCCTGAGCCAGAAGAAGAGGAGCTGGCGGATCCTTTGAGTATGATGGTCAGGGATTATATCAGAATGAGCGTGGCCAAGCTTGAAAGAACCAACAAGCCTGAAGCTGAACCTATGGATCTGACTAAAACCATTATGGTTCTTGGAGGCGGATTTACCGGACTTACTGCAGCCCTTAATGCTGCAAACACTGGATATGATGTAGTCCTGGTGGAAAAAGAAGATCAACTTGGCGGTTTTGCAGCCAAAATGTATAAGCAGACACCAACCAAACATCCATATCACGATGCTGAGCCACCAACTATAGCTGAGTTGATTTCTCAAGTTGAAGGAAATGATAAAATCAAGGTTATGACCAAAACTCAGCTTGAACTGATAAAAGGAGCACCTGGCAAATTCAGAGTGACAGTCAAGAACAACGGTGAAGACCAGGAACTTAAGATAGGATCCCTTGTGCTTGCTACCGGATGGAAACCTTATGATGCATCCAAGCTTGACAGTCTTGGTTACGGAAAAATTAAAAATGTAGTTACTAATATTGAGCTGGAAACCATGGCTAAAGACCAGAAAATGGTCAGACCATCTGATGGACAGCCAGTTCAGACTGCAGCTTTTATTCAGTGCGCAGGACAGCGCGATGCAGAGCACCTTTCATACTGTTCATCCGTATGCTGTATGGGCTCACTCAAACAGGCCGGATATGTTCGAGAGCAGGGTGATGATGCCAAGGCATACATCTTTTACAAGGATATGCGAACTCCAGGAGTATTTGAAAATTACTACCGAGCCGCTCAAGATGATCCAGGAATCTTTTTAACCAAATCTGAGATTCAGGAGATTACAGAAGGTGAAGACGGCAAAGTCATAGTCAAAGTAACAGATACTCTGCTCGGTGAAGACTTTGAGGTCGAGGTCGATCTGCTGGTACTTGCCACTGGAATGGTACCCACCATATCTGATGAGCCGGTACTTAAACTTGGCTATCGTCAGGGAGAGCAGATTCCAGACTTGGATCTTTTTGATGGATTTGCAGATTCCAACTATATCTGCTTTCCTTATGAAACCAGAAGAACTGGCATATATGCAGCTGGTTGCGTACGACAGCCCATGTCCATGGGAACTGCCAAGGATGACGCAGCAGGAGCAGCTCTGAAATCCATTCAGTGCCTTGAGTCCATCAACCGCGGTGTTGCTGTGCACCCAAGGGCAGGAGATCCTACATACCCCAAATTTAACATGGTGCGTTGTACACAATGTAAGCGCTGTACTGAAGAATGCCCCTTTGGTGCACTTGATGATGACGAAAAGGGTACACCGGAACCAAACACCACCAGGTGCCGTCGTTGCGGAACCTGCATGGGTGCATGTCCAGAGCGCGTAATTTCCTTTGATACCTATAGCGTATCAATGCTTAACGAAATGATTGCCTCTGTCCAGGTTCCAGAAGATGAAGAGGAAGGCGGATACAGAATGCTGGTACTCGTATGCGAAAATGATGCATATCCGGCTCTGGATATGGCAGCTATGCGCAAGAAGAAATGGTCATCATATGTACGCTTTATTCCTATCAGATGTCTTGGATCAGTAAATACTCAGTGGATTGCTGAGGCCATGAGTAAGGGTATGGATGGTGTACTGCTTCTTGGCTGTAAGTACGGCGACGACTACCAGTGTCACTTTATTAAGGGAAGTGAGCTCTGCAACAAGAGAATGGACAATATAGGTGAAACTCTTGAAAGATTGCAGGTGGAAGCGGAAAGAGTACAGCAGAAGCAGATATCTATTGATGAGTATGACAAGATACCTCAGATAATAGATGATTTTATCGAAGAAGTTGAAGGCTACGGTCCAAACCCATACAAGGGCTTCTAG
- the qmoC gene encoding quinone-interacting membrane-bound oxidoreductase complex subunit QmoC, which translates to MATRIEPDVQFIREMQAAGGESLKKCYQCATCSVICPLSPEEAPFPRKEMVWAQWGLKDKLVNDIDIWLCHNCGECSDNCPRGAKPGDLLAALRNMAYKSLSKPAIIGEWMSSAKYLPILFGIPAALFLIVWALTTGLTIPDGDIIFAKVFPTLQAIDPIFILTVLFVVFTFATSIGSMFNSFKESGLTPKEDAPGFLKSLIEVVKDEIINHRKFKDCESNKDRYPGHLLVFYGFVALAVVTGTIALFYWTNKLFGFGMVTPLALWNPVKILANVGGIALIVGLVLMTRNRLNSDPKKTVNSYYDWYLIGVIWFVVVTGFLAQIFRLAEAAAPAYIVYYLHLVSVFMLFAYLPWSKLAHLVYRTVALAYARQIGRKGLNE; encoded by the coding sequence ATGGCTACAAGAATCGAACCTGATGTTCAGTTTATTCGGGAAATGCAGGCTGCTGGCGGTGAATCGCTGAAGAAATGTTATCAGTGTGCTACTTGCAGCGTCATTTGCCCTCTTTCTCCTGAGGAAGCACCGTTTCCCAGGAAAGAAATGGTCTGGGCTCAATGGGGACTTAAAGACAAACTGGTAAATGACATTGATATCTGGCTTTGCCACAATTGTGGAGAATGCTCAGATAATTGCCCAAGAGGCGCCAAGCCTGGAGATCTTCTGGCAGCGCTTCGCAACATGGCATACAAATCTTTGTCCAAACCAGCAATCATCGGCGAATGGATGAGTTCAGCCAAGTACCTTCCCATACTATTCGGCATACCTGCCGCACTTTTTCTGATAGTATGGGCCTTGACTACTGGATTAACCATACCTGACGGTGATATTATTTTTGCCAAGGTTTTCCCTACACTTCAGGCAATTGATCCAATATTCATACTTACAGTTCTGTTTGTAGTATTTACCTTTGCTACATCCATAGGAAGTATGTTTAACTCATTCAAGGAATCGGGACTGACTCCCAAAGAGGATGCTCCTGGATTTTTAAAGTCATTGATTGAAGTTGTAAAAGATGAAATTATTAATCACCGTAAGTTCAAGGATTGTGAGTCCAATAAAGACAGATATCCCGGGCACTTGCTGGTATTCTACGGATTCGTTGCCTTAGCAGTAGTAACCGGAACAATAGCTCTGTTCTACTGGACCAACAAGCTGTTCGGATTTGGCATGGTTACCCCTCTGGCTCTGTGGAATCCGGTCAAAATCCTGGCTAATGTCGGTGGTATCGCCCTGATAGTCGGGCTTGTACTCATGACCAGAAACAGACTCAATTCAGATCCTAAAAAGACTGTAAACTCATACTATGACTGGTATTTAATAGGTGTAATCTGGTTTGTAGTAGTAACTGGTTTTCTGGCCCAGATATTCAGGCTCGCTGAAGCAGCAGCTCCAGCATATATAGTTTATTATCTGCATTTGGTCAGTGTGTTTATGCTCTTCGCATACCTGCCCTGGTCAAAACTTGCCCACCTTGTATATCGTACAGTAGCACTTGCGTATGCCAGACAGATTGGCAGAAAAGGGCTCAATGAATAG
- a CDS encoding FAD-dependent oxidoreductase: MRFTFLCKTTPPDNGRKVAIIGAGPSGLAAAGYLACMGYRLEVYDKLPKAGGLMVFGIPGHRIPQTIIEEAVHDLMVNYQVRFKLNTKICGSEPLHQEAGDDFAFNFKSLGGRVEDNDAVLICTGTWKSKRLNIPGSHLPGVYSGLEFLFPVRAAMYDKHNIKPPEIKGKNIAVIGAGFTAVDVMHAAQANDAENVYHIYRRTRSEAPCGSLEMNMLEQVGVKCIELATPIRILGQDKVEGLEFARCRLAEPDDTGRCRSVVCDGELTRLEVDMVVTAIGEMATPPFAHDLGLDNVRKGQAKWLHMTKIDSVFVAGDALTGPSRIGHAVFSGLKAAQSLDQWISLKRQNRVYSAA; encoded by the coding sequence ATGCGATTCACCTTTTTATGCAAGACTACTCCTCCTGATAATGGCAGAAAGGTAGCTATCATTGGTGCCGGGCCATCAGGTCTTGCTGCAGCAGGTTATCTCGCCTGTATGGGATACCGGCTCGAAGTATATGACAAATTACCCAAGGCCGGAGGTTTAATGGTTTTTGGGATTCCTGGGCATAGAATCCCGCAAACAATTATTGAGGAAGCTGTACATGATCTGATGGTCAACTATCAGGTAAGGTTCAAACTCAACACAAAAATATGTGGATCTGAACCTCTACATCAGGAGGCAGGTGACGATTTTGCCTTTAATTTTAAAAGTCTTGGTGGCCGCGTTGAAGATAATGATGCGGTACTTATCTGTACTGGCACCTGGAAGTCCAAACGCTTGAATATTCCAGGCAGTCATCTTCCCGGGGTTTACTCCGGTCTTGAATTTTTATTTCCTGTAAGAGCAGCCATGTATGACAAGCACAATATAAAACCTCCTGAAATCAAAGGAAAAAATATTGCCGTCATAGGTGCGGGATTTACTGCAGTGGATGTAATGCATGCAGCCCAGGCCAATGACGCTGAAAATGTTTACCATATTTACAGAAGAACGAGAAGCGAAGCGCCTTGTGGCAGTCTTGAAATGAATATGCTGGAACAGGTTGGGGTGAAATGTATTGAGCTCGCAACTCCGATACGCATACTGGGACAGGATAAAGTGGAAGGGTTGGAATTTGCCAGGTGCAGGCTGGCTGAACCTGATGATACAGGAAGATGCAGATCAGTTGTGTGTGATGGGGAGTTGACAAGGCTGGAGGTTGATATGGTGGTAACAGCCATCGGTGAGATGGCTACGCCCCCATTTGCACATGATCTTGGCTTGGATAATGTACGTAAGGGCCAGGCCAAATGGCTTCACATGACTAAGATCGACTCTGTTTTTGTAGCAGGAGACGCTTTAACAGGCCCCAGCAGGATTGGTCACGCAGTCTTCAGCGGTCTAAAGGCTGCACAATCTTTAGATCAATGGATCAGCCTCAAAAGACAGAATAGAGTATATTCTGCAGCGTAG